In Perognathus longimembris pacificus isolate PPM17 chromosome 3, ASM2315922v1, whole genome shotgun sequence, a single window of DNA contains:
- the Tbx1 gene encoding T-box transcription factor TBX1 isoform X2 has protein sequence MHFSTVTRDMEAFTASSLSSLGAAGGFPGAASPGADPYGPREPQPPRYDPCAAAATTPGAPGPPPHAYPFAPAAGAATSSAAEPEGPGVSCAAAAKAPVKKNAKVASVSVQLEMKALWDEFNQLGTEMIVTKAGRRMFPTFQVKLFGMDPMADYMLLMDFVPVDDKRYRYAFHSSSWLVAGKADPATPGRVHYHPDSPAKGAQWMKQIVSFDKLKLTNNLLDDNGHIILNSMHRYQPRFHVVYVDPRKDSEKYAEENFKTFVFEETRFTAVTAYQNHRITQLKIASNPFAKGFRDCDPEDWPRNHRPGALPLMSAFARSRNPVASPTQPNGAEKDAADARREFERDAGGPAMLGDPAHPPQLLARVLSPALPGAGGAGGLVPLPGASGGRPSPPHPELRLEAPGASEPLHHHPYKYPAAAYDHYLGAKSRPAPYPLPGLRGHGYHPHAHAHPHHHHPAVSPAAAAAAAAAAAAAAAANMYSSAGAAPPGSYDYCPR, from the exons ATGCACTTCAGCACAGTCACCAGGGACATGGAAG CCTTCACGGCCAGCAGCCTGAGCAGcctgggggccgcggggggcttCCCGGGCGCCGCGTCGCCGGGCGCCGACCCGTACGGCCCGCGCGAGCCCCAGCCGCCACGCTACGATCCgtgcgccgccgccgccaccacccctGGCGCTCCGGGCCCGCCGCCGCACGCCTATCCGTTCGCGCCGGCCGCGGGGGCCGCCACCAGCTCCGCCGCCGAGCCCGAGGGCCCCGGGGTCAGCTGCGCGGCCGCCGCCAAGGCGCCGGTGAAGAAGAACGCGAAGGTGGCCAGCGTGAGCGTGCAGCTGGAGATGAAGGCGCTGTGGGACGAGTTCAATCAGCTGGGCACCGAGATGATCGTCACCAAGGCCGGCAG GCGAATGTTCCCCACGTTCCAAGTGAAGCTGTTCGGCATGGATCCCATGGCCGACTACATGCTGCTCATGGACTTCGTGCCCGTGGATGACAAGCGCTACCG GTACGCGTTTCACAGCTCCTCTTGGCTGGTGGCAGGCAAGGCAGACCCTGCCACTCCTGGCCGTGTGCACTACCACCCTGACTCACCAGCCAAGGGTGCACAGTGGATGAAGCAAATCGTGTCCTTCGACAAGCTCAAGCTGACCAACAACTTGCTGGACGACAATGGCCAC ATTATCCTCAACTCCATGCACCGATACCAGCCCCGTTTCCATGTCGTCTACGTGGACCCTCGGAAAGATAGCGAGAAATATGCCGAAGAGAACTTCAAAACCTTTGTGTTTGAAGAAACTCGATTCACCGCTGTCACTGCCTATCAGAACCACCGG ATCACGCAGCTCAAGATTGCCAGCAATCCCTTCGCCAAAGGCTTCCGGGACTGCGATCCCGAGGACTG GCCCCGGAACCACCGTCCAGGCGCGCTGCCGCTCATGAGTGCCTTTGCGCGCTCGCGGAACCCCGTGGCCTCTCCCACGCAGCCCAACGGCGCGGAGAAAG ACGCGGCCGACGCTCGGCGAGAATTCGAGCGCGATGCGGGAGGGCCGGCCATGCTGGGCGACCCCGCGCACCCGCCGCAGCTGCTGGCGCGAGTGCTGAGCCCCGCGCTGCCCGGGGCCGGCGGCGCCGGCGGGCTCGTTCCGCTGCCCGGCGCCTCGGGAGGCCGGCCCAGCCCCCCGCACCCGGAGCTGCGCCTGGAGGCGCCCGGAGCCTCGGAGCCCCTGCATCATCACCCCTACAAGTACCCGGCCGCCGCCTACGACCACTACCTCGGGGCCAAGAGCCGGCCGGCGCCCTACCCGCTGCCGGGCCTGCGGGGCCACGGCTACCAcccgcacgcgcacgcgcacccaCACCATCACCACCCGGCCGTGAGCCCGgctgcggccgccgccgccgccgctgccgccgccgcggccgccgccgccaacATGTACTCGTCGGCCGGGGCCGCGCCGCCCGGCTCCTACGACTACTGCCCCAGATaa
- the Tbx1 gene encoding T-box transcription factor TBX1 isoform X1 yields the protein MISAVSSPWLTQLSHFCDVAAFTASSLSSLGAAGGFPGAASPGADPYGPREPQPPRYDPCAAAATTPGAPGPPPHAYPFAPAAGAATSSAAEPEGPGVSCAAAAKAPVKKNAKVASVSVQLEMKALWDEFNQLGTEMIVTKAGRRMFPTFQVKLFGMDPMADYMLLMDFVPVDDKRYRYAFHSSSWLVAGKADPATPGRVHYHPDSPAKGAQWMKQIVSFDKLKLTNNLLDDNGHIILNSMHRYQPRFHVVYVDPRKDSEKYAEENFKTFVFEETRFTAVTAYQNHRITQLKIASNPFAKGFRDCDPEDWPRNHRPGALPLMSAFARSRNPVASPTQPNGAEKDAADARREFERDAGGPAMLGDPAHPPQLLARVLSPALPGAGGAGGLVPLPGASGGRPSPPHPELRLEAPGASEPLHHHPYKYPAAAYDHYLGAKSRPAPYPLPGLRGHGYHPHAHAHPHHHHPAVSPAAAAAAAAAAAAAAAANMYSSAGAAPPGSYDYCPR from the exons ATGATCTCCGCCGTGTCCAGTCCGTGGCTCACGCAGCTTTCGCACTTCTGCGACGTTGCAGCCTTCACGGCCAGCAGCCTGAGCAGcctgggggccgcggggggcttCCCGGGCGCCGCGTCGCCGGGCGCCGACCCGTACGGCCCGCGCGAGCCCCAGCCGCCACGCTACGATCCgtgcgccgccgccgccaccacccctGGCGCTCCGGGCCCGCCGCCGCACGCCTATCCGTTCGCGCCGGCCGCGGGGGCCGCCACCAGCTCCGCCGCCGAGCCCGAGGGCCCCGGGGTCAGCTGCGCGGCCGCCGCCAAGGCGCCGGTGAAGAAGAACGCGAAGGTGGCCAGCGTGAGCGTGCAGCTGGAGATGAAGGCGCTGTGGGACGAGTTCAATCAGCTGGGCACCGAGATGATCGTCACCAAGGCCGGCAG GCGAATGTTCCCCACGTTCCAAGTGAAGCTGTTCGGCATGGATCCCATGGCCGACTACATGCTGCTCATGGACTTCGTGCCCGTGGATGACAAGCGCTACCG GTACGCGTTTCACAGCTCCTCTTGGCTGGTGGCAGGCAAGGCAGACCCTGCCACTCCTGGCCGTGTGCACTACCACCCTGACTCACCAGCCAAGGGTGCACAGTGGATGAAGCAAATCGTGTCCTTCGACAAGCTCAAGCTGACCAACAACTTGCTGGACGACAATGGCCAC ATTATCCTCAACTCCATGCACCGATACCAGCCCCGTTTCCATGTCGTCTACGTGGACCCTCGGAAAGATAGCGAGAAATATGCCGAAGAGAACTTCAAAACCTTTGTGTTTGAAGAAACTCGATTCACCGCTGTCACTGCCTATCAGAACCACCGG ATCACGCAGCTCAAGATTGCCAGCAATCCCTTCGCCAAAGGCTTCCGGGACTGCGATCCCGAGGACTG GCCCCGGAACCACCGTCCAGGCGCGCTGCCGCTCATGAGTGCCTTTGCGCGCTCGCGGAACCCCGTGGCCTCTCCCACGCAGCCCAACGGCGCGGAGAAAG ACGCGGCCGACGCTCGGCGAGAATTCGAGCGCGATGCGGGAGGGCCGGCCATGCTGGGCGACCCCGCGCACCCGCCGCAGCTGCTGGCGCGAGTGCTGAGCCCCGCGCTGCCCGGGGCCGGCGGCGCCGGCGGGCTCGTTCCGCTGCCCGGCGCCTCGGGAGGCCGGCCCAGCCCCCCGCACCCGGAGCTGCGCCTGGAGGCGCCCGGAGCCTCGGAGCCCCTGCATCATCACCCCTACAAGTACCCGGCCGCCGCCTACGACCACTACCTCGGGGCCAAGAGCCGGCCGGCGCCCTACCCGCTGCCGGGCCTGCGGGGCCACGGCTACCAcccgcacgcgcacgcgcacccaCACCATCACCACCCGGCCGTGAGCCCGgctgcggccgccgccgccgccgctgccgccgccgcggccgccgccgccaacATGTACTCGTCGGCCGGGGCCGCGCCGCCCGGCTCCTACGACTACTGCCCCAGATaa